Genomic segment of Sinorhizobium meliloti:
GCAGCGGGAAGGGCGAGAAGGCAAGGGCGGTGACGCCCAGGACGGCGAGCCCGGCCAGCACGATGCTCTGCGGCTTCGGCTGCGAGGCCGACGAGATGATCACCGGCACGCAGAGAAGCGGCGCGAAGGGATTGGCAAGGCCGCCGGTGATGAAGAGCAACGCAGTCAGTTGCGCAAGGTCGAGACCGAGCAGGGAGAAGGCGGCCGGCGGCGTCAACCGCTGCGTCGGCGGAAAGCGGAGCGTGAGAAAGACGTTGAGAAGCGCCAGGCAGGCGATCAATACGGAGCAGGGAACGATCGGCAGCGGGAACTGCAGCCACAGCGCCGTGACGACGACGGCGAGCGATTGTCCACCCACCGCCAGCCAGCGCAGCCGGATGAGCGTCTGCAGCCTCAGACTGCGATTGCTGTTCTGATCGTTATAGAGTGTCGCAGCTGCCATGCGTTTCCGTTTCGCGATGCGGGTCGCATGCGCGACCGGGCGTCAATTCATCTTACCGGACTTTATTCCGAACCCGGCAAATATGAAACGGCGGCGGACCGCGGTGCGCCGTAGAGCCGCATCCGGCCACGTTGGACGGATCGGAAAACGAGCACACTTTTCCCTCCCGTTCTAAGTCCCGCGCGGTTTCGCGCGCGTCGTCGGCATCGCATTGGCGGGATCCTCCGGCCAGGGATGTTTCGGATAGCGGCCGCGCATCTCGGCTCTGACGTCCTTCCACGAACCGGCCCAGAAGCCGGGGAGGTCCCGGGTCGTTTGGATCGGGCGGTGGCCGGGGGAAATCAGCTCGAGAAGCAGCGGCAGCCGACCGTCGCCGATCGCGGGATGCGCTTTCAGGCCGAAGAGCTCCTGAACGCGGATCGACAGGAGCGGTTCGTCGCCGTCGTAATGGATCGGATGACGCTGGCCTGTCGGCGCTTCGAAATGCGTAGGGGCCAGCCGGGCGAGGTCGCGCTGAAGGCCGTATGGAACGAGCGAGATGAGGCCTTCGGCGAGATCGCGGCCCTGGATCCCGTCAATGCCGCCGGCGTCTCCCTGGAACGGAACGAACCACGCGTCGAGACGGGAGATCAGCGCCGCGTCCGACATGTCCGGCCAGGGCTCACCGATGGAGCGGTGCAGGAAGCCGATACGGTCGCGCAGTTGCTCCACGTCCTTCGGGAAGGGGACAGCGGCGAGCCCCAGCTGCCGGATACCGTCCGCGAGTGCCCGCGCCGCCGCCTGGCCGCTGGGGCGAGGCAGGGGTTTCTCCTCGAAGATGATCGCCCCGAGCCGTGTCACCCGGCGCGCACGCACCTGCCGGCTGGCCCGATCGAAGAAGCTTTGCTCCTCGGTGACGATGGCGTCCGGCATGTGCCCTTCGACATCGCCTCTCGTTATTTCCGCTGCAGCGAGCACCCGTTGCGCCCCGGCTCTGCCGGTAAGATCGGCAATGACGAGCATTCCGGCCGCAGCAAGCCGTTCGGACTCGGGGATCTCGGCGCCGCGTCCGTTCGCCATGACGAAGCGGCCGCGCCCGCCGCGCTGCAGCGCGATGCGGTCGGGAAAGGCGTGCATCAGCAGGGCTCCAGGCAGAACGGGCTCCAGACCCGCCTTGTTCGATGCGCCGAGTTCGCCGGCCATTCGCCGCGCCAGACCGCGGGCGGCCTCGGCCCGGTCGCTGCGCTCGCTCCGAAACCGGCGCAGCCGCTCCTCGATATCGATGCTGTTGCCGCCGAGGCCCTGCTCGGTGAGCATCACCGCGAGAAGGCAGGCCTCCTGCGCCCGCCCTTCCTCGGCGGCTGCGACCGACATTGCCGCAAGCCGCACCGGCAGCGCCAGATCGCGGATCCTGCGGCCCCTCGGCGTCAGCGCGCCGCGGCTGTCGATCGCGCCGAGCTCGACGAGCAGGCCCCGCGCCTCGCGCAGGGCCGTCTCCGGCGGCGGATCGAGGAATTTCAGCGTCGACGGGTCGGCCACACCCCAATGGGCAAGATCGAGGAGCAGTCCGGAGAGATCGCTGGCAAGGATCTGCGGCGGCGTGAAGGCGGCGAGCGCCGCCGTCTGGCCGGGATGCCACAGGCGAATCGCGATACCCGGCTCGGTCCTTCCGGCGCGCCCGGCGCGCTGATCGGCCGAGGCTCTTGAAACGCGCACGGTTTCGAGCCGCGTGATGCCGGTCGAGGCCTCGAAGACCGGCAGCCGCTGCAGGCCGCTGTCGACGACGATCCTGACGCCGTCGATGGTGATCGAGGTTTCGGCGATCGAGGTCGCCAGCACGATCTTGCGCGTGCCCTTCGGTGCCGGGCGGATCGCCGCATCCTGTTCCTTCTGGCTCAGATTGCCGAAGAGCGGCACGATTGCGGTCGCCTCCCCGAAGCGATCGGCGAGCCGCGCGACCGTGCGGGCGATTTCCGCCTGCCCGGGCAGGAAGGCAAGGATGGAACCTTCCTCGGAACGATGCGCCTCTGCAATCGTGCGGACCATCGCGTCCTCGACGCTTTCACCGGCCGCTCTGTTTTCGTAGCGTATGTCGATAGGGAAGCTCCGGCCCTCGCTTTTCAGGACCGGCGCATCGCCGACGAGCCCGGCGATGCGTTCGACGTCGAGCGTCGCCGACATGACGACGATCCTGAGGTCCTCGCGCAGCGCCGATTGCACGTCGAGCGC
This window contains:
- the hrpB gene encoding ATP-dependent helicase HrpB is translated as MRALPTLPIREILPGLGDALASSGSVVLSAPPGAGKTTLVPLFLLDQPWRGDGKIILLEPRRLAARAAAGRMAELLGEKVGETVGYRMRLDNRVSGKTRIEVVTEGVFSRMILDDPELSGVSAVLFDEFHERSLDADFGLALALDVQSALREDLRIVVMSATLDVERIAGLVGDAPVLKSEGRSFPIDIRYENRAAGESVEDAMVRTIAEAHRSEEGSILAFLPGQAEIARTVARLADRFGEATAIVPLFGNLSQKEQDAAIRPAPKGTRKIVLATSIAETSITIDGVRIVVDSGLQRLPVFEASTGITRLETVRVSRASADQRAGRAGRTEPGIAIRLWHPGQTAALAAFTPPQILASDLSGLLLDLAHWGVADPSTLKFLDPPPETALREARGLLVELGAIDSRGALTPRGRRIRDLALPVRLAAMSVAAAEEGRAQEACLLAVMLTEQGLGGNSIDIEERLRRFRSERSDRAEAARGLARRMAGELGASNKAGLEPVLPGALLMHAFPDRIALQRGGRGRFVMANGRGAEIPESERLAAAGMLVIADLTGRAGAQRVLAAAEITRGDVEGHMPDAIVTEEQSFFDRASRQVRARRVTRLGAIIFEEKPLPRPSGQAAARALADGIRQLGLAAVPFPKDVEQLRDRIGFLHRSIGEPWPDMSDAALISRLDAWFVPFQGDAGGIDGIQGRDLAEGLISLVPYGLQRDLARLAPTHFEAPTGQRHPIHYDGDEPLLSIRVQELFGLKAHPAIGDGRLPLLLELISPGHRPIQTTRDLPGFWAGSWKDVRAEMRGRYPKHPWPEDPANAMPTTRAKPRGT